A window of the Hordeum vulgare subsp. vulgare chromosome 5H, MorexV3_pseudomolecules_assembly, whole genome shotgun sequence genome harbors these coding sequences:
- the LOC123395593 gene encoding uncharacterized protein LOC123395593 isoform X1, with protein sequence MSSHAVIHENLSRTIRSSMGNKCLVMVTSILAVLTVVFGVISAVLLALKHHQHDNGEFYTYRRSPAMPCGVVAAVLASLTQILASVAICCCGAWRVTKGGKRIAAVVFFITSWVLAIIAVLLFLAGAMLGFEGSAKKTVGNARIVGGVALFVIATFLFLVVAALDVTSYRLVRKKDHYQAYVGSNPPMVPTTYKDGPNAFAPAPHNQNQV encoded by the exons ATGTCATCACATGCGGTGATTCATGAAAATCTGTCACGGACAA TAAGATCATCGATGGGGAACAAATGTCTCGTGATGGTGACCAGCATCCTCGCTGTGTTGACGGTCGTCTTTGGAGTCATCAGCGCGGTTCTCTTGGCGCTG AAACATCATCAACATGACAATGGAGAGTTCTATACGTACCGGCGCTCGCCCGCGATGCCATGTGGCGTGGTGGCAGCCGTGTTGGCGTCGTTGACACAGATTCTTGCCAGCGTGGCCATCTGCTGCTGTGGGGCGTGGCGTGTAACTAAGGGTGGCAAGCGCATCGCCGCGGTGGTCTTCTTCATCACCTCATG GGTCCTTGCGATCATAGCAGTGCTACTATTTCTGGCAGGCGCCATGTTAGGGTTTGAAGGCTCTGCAAAGAAAACTGTTGGGAATGCTAGGATCGTCGGAGGTGTTGCTCTTTTCGTTATTGCGACATTTTTGTTTCTTGTAGTTGCTGCCCTTGATGTCACCTCATACCGACTAGTTCGGAAGAAGGACCACTACCAAGCATACGTTGGCAGTAATCCTCCTATGGTGCCAACAACATATAAAGACGGTCCCAACGCTTTTGCTCCTGCACCGCACAATCAAAATCAAGTATAA
- the LOC123395593 gene encoding uncharacterized protein LOC123395593 isoform X2, with translation MGNKCLVMVTSILAVLTVVFGVISAVLLALKHHQHDNGEFYTYRRSPAMPCGVVAAVLASLTQILASVAICCCGAWRVTKGGKRIAAVVFFITSWVLAIIAVLLFLAGAMLGFEGSAKKTVGNARIVGGVALFVIATFLFLVVAALDVTSYRLVRKKDHYQAYVGSNPPMVPTTYKDGPNAFAPAPHNQNQV, from the exons ATGGGGAACAAATGTCTCGTGATGGTGACCAGCATCCTCGCTGTGTTGACGGTCGTCTTTGGAGTCATCAGCGCGGTTCTCTTGGCGCTG AAACATCATCAACATGACAATGGAGAGTTCTATACGTACCGGCGCTCGCCCGCGATGCCATGTGGCGTGGTGGCAGCCGTGTTGGCGTCGTTGACACAGATTCTTGCCAGCGTGGCCATCTGCTGCTGTGGGGCGTGGCGTGTAACTAAGGGTGGCAAGCGCATCGCCGCGGTGGTCTTCTTCATCACCTCATG GGTCCTTGCGATCATAGCAGTGCTACTATTTCTGGCAGGCGCCATGTTAGGGTTTGAAGGCTCTGCAAAGAAAACTGTTGGGAATGCTAGGATCGTCGGAGGTGTTGCTCTTTTCGTTATTGCGACATTTTTGTTTCTTGTAGTTGCTGCCCTTGATGTCACCTCATACCGACTAGTTCGGAAGAAGGACCACTACCAAGCATACGTTGGCAGTAATCCTCCTATGGTGCCAACAACATATAAAGACGGTCCCAACGCTTTTGCTCCTGCACCGCACAATCAAAATCAAGTATAA